One segment of Neodiprion fabricii isolate iyNeoFabr1 chromosome 1, iyNeoFabr1.1, whole genome shotgun sequence DNA contains the following:
- the LOC124188204 gene encoding gamma-tubulin complex component 4 isoform X1 yields the protein MLHEVLLSLWGCTTNVVQIIDTDFLETEKLLHPGEQALIKKILGIAEECNAVRNFINAHMSVIGAPNDATGNLKWGLYLQALCDGMEQAIQPFREDVIELEKIVLNDAYTPLTFILSRIQKYLCLFSVLNSIISEIRTQKVHGCKVLQYLHQHMHTGVPEVRQALEKMMYCCHVVFYKQLSSWLLYGILEDVHNEFFIQRASEPQDSLVLAKSKDSSGIADEKSSKNLCADMWDYEIKIHVLPSYIRPSLALKILTIGQTIIMFGNDPRQKKDLSIFTKAENSIWGAKEYEHFHELQNLKNKRTFDIIEFERTVDELKQCVTEHLWRVAVEEAQLMHQIKLIKDFFLLGRGELFLEFIRLAGHILNKKPTSHTTRDINLSFQIAARKMLLHDESTTESFDFLVPVPEIENEVGEDPEDGEFSRREREDPIDTRGWGLIQLQYKVVWPLHLLFSPMALCDYNTLFRFLLRVKKTQINLQNLWSEHMRTKNVDIGVMQLRNNLMFVINNLQYYLQVDVLESQYTIMENTMKNTRNFEEIQKGHSVFLANIMSQTFLFQGSSDKVNPVNKLIKILLRLCDDFILQAPMWELGNLLVTEKEELKALADTLNSLMDWLTKTLNKVRAQPAGTHLAQLLLRLDFNRWFSGKS from the exons ATGCTGCACGAAGTTTTATTATCTCTTTGGGGTTGCACGACTAATGTCGTACAAATTATAGACACTGAT TTTTTAGAAACCGAAAAGCTTCTACACCCTGGAGAGCAAgctttgattaaaaaaattctaggcATTGCGGAGGAATGTAATGCagtgagaaattttataaatgcCCATATGTCTGTTATTGGTGCTCCGAATGACGCAACTG GAAATTTGAAATGGGGCCTTTATCTGCAGGCCTTATGTGACGGTATGGAACAAGCAATACAGCCGTTTCGCGAAGATGTTAtcgaattggaaaaaatcgtgCTGAATGACGCGTACACGCCATTGACCTTCATACTATCACGAATACAAAAATATCTCTGTTTATTCTCAGTTCTGAATTCCATAATAAGTGAG ATTCGAACCCAAAAAGTTCATGGCTGTAAAGTGTTACAATACTTGCATCAACACATGCACACTGGGGTACCTGAAGTGCGGCAGGCTTTAGAAAA GATGATGTATTGCTGTCATGTCGTGTTTTATAAACAACTATCCAGTTGGCTCTTATACGGAATTCTGGAAGATGTTCAcaacgaattttttattcaaagagCATCTGAACCACAGGATAGTTTGGTTCTAGCTAAGAGTAAAGACAGTTCTGGTATAGCAgatgaaaaatcatcaaaaaatttatgtgcagACATGTGGgattacgaaataaaaatccatGTACTGCCATCTTATATAAGGCCATCATTAGCGCTTAAAATATTGACCATTGGTCAAACTATTATCATGTTTGGAAATGATCCCAGACAAAAGAAAG ATCTGAGTATATTCACAAAGGCTGAAAACTCAATATGGGGTGCAAAAGAGTACGAGCATTTTCACGagttacaaaatttgaaaaataaaagaacttttgatataattgaatttgaaagaacTGTTGATGAACTCAAACAGTGTGTCACTGAACACTTATGGAGAGTTGCGGTTGAAGAAGCACAGCTTATGCATCAAATTAAACTGATAaaagacttttttttactcggtCGTGGTGAATTGTTCCTTGAATTTATTAGATTAGCAGGTCacatattaaataaaaaaccgACTAGTCATACCACCAGggatataaatttatcattccaAATAGCTGCACGGAAAATGCTCCTACATGATGAGAGCACAACGGAAAGTTTTGACTTTCTTGTTCCTGTCCcagagattgaaaatgaagttGGTGAAGATCCAGAAGATGGTGAATTTTCAAGAAGAGAACGCGAAGACCCCATTG aCACAAGAGGCTGGGGACTGATTCAGCTTCAGTACAAAGTAGTCTGGCCATTACATTTGTTGTTCAGTCCAATGGCGTTGTGCGATTACAATacattatttcgatttttgttgagagtaaaaaaaacacaaattaatttacaaaatctatGGTCCGAACATATGCGAACGAAAAATGT TGATATTGGAGTGATGCAGTTGAGAAACAACTTGATGTTTGTTATCAACAACTTACAGTATTATTTACAAGTAGATGTACTAGAAAGTCAGTACACAATTATGGAAAATACTATGAAAAATACGCGCAACTTTGAGGAGATTCAAAAAGGACATTCTGTATTTCTAGCCAACATTATGTCACAAACTTTTCTGTTCCAAGGTTCCAGTGATAAAGTCAACCCA gtcaacaagttgataaaaatattgttacggCTGTGCGACGATTTCATACTGCAAGCACCCATGTGGGAATTGGGTAATTTACTAGTGACTGAAAAAGAAGAACTCAAAGCATTAGCCGACACTTTAAATAGTCTTATGGATTGGCTAACAAAAACTTTGAACAAAGTACGGGCGCAACCAGCAGGGACACATTTGGCACAGCTATTACTGCGACTTGATTTCAATAGATGGTTCAGTGGAAAATCTTGA
- the LOC124174324 gene encoding osteoclast-stimulating factor 1-like gives MATKVSSPVKPPFPPKPAPKPGKVKVVRALYKYTALRPDELSFEEDEVLYVYDQDTDPNWWKAKCNNREGLIPANYVEEQTQEVELPLHEAARRGNISFLRECLKGGVSGTGLDSAGNVPLYWASRAGHIDCVKELLSLPNPAVDAQNKMGDTPLHAAANHGHLEVVEMLLEAGADASLKNSDNLIPEELASNAAVINTIQMSYREYSANHCYDDNDYEDESD, from the exons ATGGCCACCAAAGTGAGTTCGCCTGTTAAACCACCTTTTCCACCTAAACCTGCTCCAAAACCGG GCAAGGTGAAAGTCGTCAGAGCACTGTACAAGTATACTGCGCTACGT CCAGATGAGCTGTCATTTGAAGAAGATGAGGTACTCTATGTCTACGACCAAGACACGGATCCAAATTGGTGGAAGGCCAAGTGTAATAATCGCGAAGGGCTAATACCAGCCAATTATG TTGAAGAACAAACACAAGAAGTCGAGTTACCACTCCATGAAGCTGCAAGACGTGGCAATATATCATTCTTAAGAGAATGCTTAAAAGGTGGAGTCTCAGGTACTGGCTTAGACTCTGCCGGAAATGTTCCATTATATTGGGCCTCTAGAGCAGGCCATATCGATTGTGTTAAAGAGCTCTTGAGTCTGCCTAATCCTGCAGTCGATGCACAG AATAAAATGGGAGATACACCATTACATGCAGCAGCAAACCATGGACATTTAGAAGTTGTAGAGATGTTGCTGGAAGCTGGAGCTGATGCTAGTCTTAAGAACAGTGATAATTTAATACCAGAAGAACTGGCTAGCAACGCAGCAGTTATAAATACTATACAAATGAGTTACAGGGAATATTCTGCTAATCACTGTTACGATGATAATGACTACGAAGATGAGAGTGATTAA
- the LOC124188204 gene encoding gamma-tubulin complex component 4 isoform X2 has protein sequence MLHEVLLSLWGCTTNVVQIIDTDFLETEKLLHPGEQALIKKILGIAEECNAVRNFINAHMSVIGAPNDATGNLKWGLYLQALCDGMEQAIQPFREDVIELEKIVLNDAYTPLTFILSRIQKYLCLFSVLNSIISEIRTQKVHGCKVLQYLHQHMHTGVPEVRQALEKMMYCCHVVFYKQLSSWLLYGILEDVHNEFFIQRASEPQDSLVLAKSKDSSGIADEKSSKNLCADMWDYEIKIHVLPSYIRPSLALKILTIGQTIIMFGNDPRQKKDLSIFTKAENSIWGAKEYEHFHELQNLKNKRTFDIIEFERTVDELKQCVTEHLWRVAVEEAQLMHQIKLIKDFFLLGRGELFLEFIRLAGHILNKKPTSHTTRDINLSFQIAARKMLLHDESTTESFDFLVPVPEIENEVGEDPEDGEFSRREREDPIDTRGWGLIQLQYKVVWPLHLLFSPMALCDYNTLFRFLLRVKKTQINLQNLWSEHMRTKNVDIGVMQLRNNLMFVINNLQYYLQVDVLESQYTIMENTMKNTRNFEEIQKGHSVFLANIMSQTFLFQGSSDKVNPVSFFPNYSLLFELHSLNITVHFNVAHMFATNQH, from the exons ATGCTGCACGAAGTTTTATTATCTCTTTGGGGTTGCACGACTAATGTCGTACAAATTATAGACACTGAT TTTTTAGAAACCGAAAAGCTTCTACACCCTGGAGAGCAAgctttgattaaaaaaattctaggcATTGCGGAGGAATGTAATGCagtgagaaattttataaatgcCCATATGTCTGTTATTGGTGCTCCGAATGACGCAACTG GAAATTTGAAATGGGGCCTTTATCTGCAGGCCTTATGTGACGGTATGGAACAAGCAATACAGCCGTTTCGCGAAGATGTTAtcgaattggaaaaaatcgtgCTGAATGACGCGTACACGCCATTGACCTTCATACTATCACGAATACAAAAATATCTCTGTTTATTCTCAGTTCTGAATTCCATAATAAGTGAG ATTCGAACCCAAAAAGTTCATGGCTGTAAAGTGTTACAATACTTGCATCAACACATGCACACTGGGGTACCTGAAGTGCGGCAGGCTTTAGAAAA GATGATGTATTGCTGTCATGTCGTGTTTTATAAACAACTATCCAGTTGGCTCTTATACGGAATTCTGGAAGATGTTCAcaacgaattttttattcaaagagCATCTGAACCACAGGATAGTTTGGTTCTAGCTAAGAGTAAAGACAGTTCTGGTATAGCAgatgaaaaatcatcaaaaaatttatgtgcagACATGTGGgattacgaaataaaaatccatGTACTGCCATCTTATATAAGGCCATCATTAGCGCTTAAAATATTGACCATTGGTCAAACTATTATCATGTTTGGAAATGATCCCAGACAAAAGAAAG ATCTGAGTATATTCACAAAGGCTGAAAACTCAATATGGGGTGCAAAAGAGTACGAGCATTTTCACGagttacaaaatttgaaaaataaaagaacttttgatataattgaatttgaaagaacTGTTGATGAACTCAAACAGTGTGTCACTGAACACTTATGGAGAGTTGCGGTTGAAGAAGCACAGCTTATGCATCAAATTAAACTGATAaaagacttttttttactcggtCGTGGTGAATTGTTCCTTGAATTTATTAGATTAGCAGGTCacatattaaataaaaaaccgACTAGTCATACCACCAGggatataaatttatcattccaAATAGCTGCACGGAAAATGCTCCTACATGATGAGAGCACAACGGAAAGTTTTGACTTTCTTGTTCCTGTCCcagagattgaaaatgaagttGGTGAAGATCCAGAAGATGGTGAATTTTCAAGAAGAGAACGCGAAGACCCCATTG aCACAAGAGGCTGGGGACTGATTCAGCTTCAGTACAAAGTAGTCTGGCCATTACATTTGTTGTTCAGTCCAATGGCGTTGTGCGATTACAATacattatttcgatttttgttgagagtaaaaaaaacacaaattaatttacaaaatctatGGTCCGAACATATGCGAACGAAAAATGT TGATATTGGAGTGATGCAGTTGAGAAACAACTTGATGTTTGTTATCAACAACTTACAGTATTATTTACAAGTAGATGTACTAGAAAGTCAGTACACAATTATGGAAAATACTATGAAAAATACGCGCAACTTTGAGGAGATTCAAAAAGGACATTCTGTATTTCTAGCCAACATTATGTCACAAACTTTTCTGTTCCAAGGTTCCAGTGATAAAGTCAACCCAGTAAGTTTCTTTCCAAA TTATTCACTTCTTTTTGAGTTACATAGTTTAAATATCACAGTACATTTCAATGTAGCACATATGTTTGCAACTAATCAGCATTAG